In uncultured Flavobacterium sp., a genomic segment contains:
- a CDS encoding GNAT family protein, translated as MITLKGDSVYLRALEPNDLEFVYAMENDESIWEVSNTQTPYSRFLIRQYLENAQQDIYEAKQLRLAICQDQDFPAIGLIDLFEFDPKNNRAGIGIVIQKEENKRQNVGSEALGLLIKYCFHNLNLHQLYANIAVGNVASIALFTKFGFEKIGIKKDWILLNNHYQDEAIFQLINKQI; from the coding sequence ATGATTACACTCAAAGGTGATTCCGTTTATTTACGTGCTTTAGAACCTAATGATTTAGAGTTTGTCTATGCGATGGAAAATGACGAAAGTATTTGGGAAGTGAGTAACACCCAGACACCTTACAGCCGTTTTCTAATTCGTCAATACCTCGAAAATGCACAACAGGATATTTATGAGGCCAAACAATTGCGCTTGGCGATTTGTCAGGATCAGGATTTTCCTGCCATCGGATTGATTGATTTATTTGAATTTGATCCAAAGAATAATAGAGCAGGTATTGGAATTGTTATCCAAAAAGAGGAAAATAAAAGACAAAATGTAGGTTCTGAAGCATTAGGGCTCTTAATTAAGTATTGTTTTCATAATTTAAATTTGCATCAATTATATGCAAATATTGCTGTAGGAAATGTAGCAAGTATAGCTCTTTTTACTAAATTTGGCTTTGAGAAAATAGGAATTAAAAAAGATTGGATTTTGCTAAATAACCACTATCAAGACGAAGCAATTTTTCAATTAATTAACAAACAAATTTAA
- the dapF gene encoding diaminopimelate epimerase — translation MQIEFYKYQGTGNDFVMIDNRSDFFPKDNTKLIERLCDRRFGIGADGLILLENDTETDFKMVYYNSDGNQSSMCGNGGRCLVAFANQLGVIDNKTTFIATDGLHHASVGDDAIISLQMIDVDEVQKKDSYTFLNTGSPHHVQIVEDLEHYNVKDNGAAIRYGELYGEKGSNINFVKKIDDSTFSLRTYERGVEDETLACGTGATAVAIAMNAIGETNKTSINLNVEGGKLVVSFDKMGDHFTNVFLTGPAKFVFKGTIEI, via the coding sequence ATGCAAATAGAATTTTATAAATATCAAGGTACCGGAAACGATTTTGTAATGATTGATAATCGTTCAGATTTCTTTCCAAAAGACAATACTAAATTGATTGAACGTTTGTGTGACAGACGTTTTGGAATTGGAGCTGACGGACTTATTTTGTTAGAAAATGATACTGAAACAGACTTCAAAATGGTATATTATAATTCAGATGGAAATCAGAGTTCAATGTGCGGAAATGGCGGTCGTTGTTTGGTTGCTTTTGCTAATCAATTAGGAGTTATAGATAACAAAACCACTTTTATTGCAACAGATGGTTTACATCATGCATCTGTGGGTGATGATGCAATAATTTCGTTACAGATGATTGATGTCGACGAAGTACAAAAGAAAGATTCATACACATTTTTAAATACAGGTTCTCCACATCACGTTCAGATTGTTGAAGATTTAGAACATTATAATGTAAAAGATAATGGTGCTGCAATTCGTTATGGTGAATTATATGGAGAAAAAGGAAGTAACATCAATTTTGTGAAAAAAATTGATGATAGTACTTTCTCTCTTCGTACTTATGAAAGAGGTGTAGAAGATGAAACCTTAGCATGTGGAACTGGTGCGACAGCAGTTGCAATTGCAATGAATGCAATTGGTGAAACGAATAAAACTTCAATTAATTTGAATGTTGAAGGCGGTAAACTTGTTGTTTCTTTTGATAAAATGGGAGATCATTTTACAAATGTTTTCTTAACCGGTCCGGCTAAATTTGTTTTTAAAGGAACAATAGAGATATAA
- a CDS encoding trypsin-like peptidase domain-containing protein — protein sequence MKRFSTLFLVSLLSGATTLGAYKLLFDSNNSFFGRGNSVVTLAPNSFGKNVGLAAETVDFTAAADKTVHTVVHVKNVSRRTVSNPMMEFFYGYGGAQQQEQVGTGSGVIISEDGYIVTNNHVIKDATEIEITLNNKKSYPAKLIGTDSKMDIALLKINADEKLPYTAFANSDNVKVGEWVLAVGNPYNLTSTVTAGIVSAKARNLDTNGIQSFIQTDAAVNPGNSGGALVNTRGELIGINTMISSMTGSYVGYSFAVPSNIARKIIEDIMEFGNVQRGILGVEGGELNSTASKELGITETQGFYISKVSKNSGAEKAGLAKGDIIIKLDEQNIATYADLSGYINTKRPNDVVKVTYVKEGKTKTTPVTLSKNEFYSTEFKGIELENIDAADKKKFRIDYGVKIKNINNENLMQYQSELQGNIILSIDNVKATNIETVSKLLNKKDEGQSVRIEMINKNGEIFRIII from the coding sequence ATGAAAAGATTTTCAACCTTATTTTTAGTTTCACTTCTTAGTGGTGCTACTACCCTTGGTGCTTACAAATTATTATTTGACAGCAACAATTCATTTTTTGGAAGAGGAAATTCTGTTGTTACTCTTGCCCCGAATTCATTCGGAAAAAATGTTGGTTTAGCAGCTGAAACAGTCGATTTTACAGCAGCTGCAGATAAAACAGTTCATACTGTTGTTCATGTAAAAAATGTTTCTAGAAGAACAGTCAGCAATCCTATGATGGAATTTTTCTATGGTTATGGAGGCGCACAACAGCAAGAACAAGTTGGTACCGGATCCGGAGTTATAATTTCTGAAGACGGATATATTGTAACCAATAATCACGTGATTAAAGATGCGACTGAAATTGAAATTACGTTAAACAATAAAAAATCATATCCAGCAAAACTTATTGGTACAGATTCTAAAATGGATATCGCGTTATTAAAAATTAATGCGGATGAAAAATTACCTTATACTGCTTTTGCCAATTCTGATAATGTAAAAGTTGGTGAATGGGTTTTGGCTGTTGGTAATCCATACAATTTAACATCTACGGTAACTGCAGGAATTGTTTCGGCGAAAGCCAGAAATTTAGACACGAACGGAATTCAGTCTTTTATTCAAACTGATGCTGCCGTAAACCCGGGAAATAGTGGTGGTGCTTTGGTAAATACAAGAGGTGAATTGATTGGTATTAATACTATGATTTCATCAATGACAGGTTCTTATGTTGGATATTCATTTGCTGTTCCTTCTAATATTGCTCGAAAAATAATCGAAGATATTATGGAATTTGGTAATGTTCAAAGAGGAATTTTGGGTGTTGAGGGTGGAGAATTAAACAGTACCGCTTCAAAAGAATTAGGTATTACAGAAACACAAGGTTTTTATATTAGTAAAGTTTCTAAAAATTCAGGAGCCGAAAAAGCAGGTCTTGCAAAAGGAGATATTATTATAAAACTTGATGAACAAAATATCGCAACTTATGCTGATCTTTCTGGTTATATTAATACTAAACGTCCAAATGATGTTGTTAAAGTAACTTATGTTAAAGAGGGTAAAACTAAAACAACTCCAGTAACCTTAAGTAAAAATGAGTTCTATAGTACCGAATTTAAAGGAATTGAATTAGAAAATATTGATGCTGCCGATAAAAAGAAATTCAGAATTGATTATGGTGTTAAAATCAAAAACATCAATAATGAAAATCTTATGCAGTATCAAAGCGAATTACAAGGCAATATTATTTTGAGTATTGATAATGTAAAAGCAACAAATATTGAAACCGTTTCTAAACTTTTAAATAAAAAAGACGAAGGACAAAGTGTTCGCATTGAAATGATCAATAAAAACGGTGAAATTTTTAGAATTATTATTTAA
- a CDS encoding glyceraldehyde-3-phosphate dehydrogenase codes for MSKKTLYQKEVSLQVDRRRAGVELIKIISDLWYDKSIEMVLFKNQLLDKNVSDIINLHQYAGEFVGKPITIFDSVEIARVVLSLDLPPAKLDLGKLTYEYRLEDEKYPDARYFVLDKLKKAKSSEEIQPKDVVLYGFGRIGRILARELMSKTGKGNQLRLRAIVLRDKNDASSLEKRASLLRYDSIHGDFQGSVIADPKNNALIINGTTVHIITANSPEEIDYTQYGINDALVIDNTGAFTTEEALKRHLTSQGVSKVLLTAPGKGIPNIVHGVNHNEYNPDEIDIFSAASCTTNAITPVLKAIEDTLGVVKGHLETIHAYTNDQNLVDNMHKKYRRGRAAALNMVITETGAGSAVAKALPSLEGKLTSNAIRVPVPNGSLVVLNLEVKKATSIPAINKIMKKYALEGELVEQIKYSLNNELVSSDIVGTSAPSIYDSNATIVSKDGKNIVLYIWYDNEYGYSHQVIRLAKYIAKVRRFTYY; via the coding sequence ATGAGCAAAAAAACTTTGTACCAAAAAGAGGTATCATTACAAGTCGACCGAAGAAGAGCTGGTGTCGAATTAATCAAAATCATAAGCGATTTATGGTATGATAAATCCATAGAAATGGTTTTATTCAAAAATCAATTATTGGATAAAAATGTCAGCGATATTATTAATTTGCATCAATACGCAGGCGAATTTGTAGGTAAACCAATTACTATTTTTGACTCGGTTGAAATTGCAAGAGTTGTTCTGTCATTAGATCTTCCGCCTGCAAAATTAGACTTGGGAAAACTTACTTATGAATATCGTTTGGAAGATGAAAAATATCCGGACGCAAGATATTTTGTTTTGGACAAACTGAAAAAAGCCAAATCATCTGAAGAAATTCAACCAAAAGATGTTGTTTTATATGGCTTTGGCCGAATTGGACGCATATTAGCAAGAGAGCTAATGTCTAAAACCGGAAAAGGAAACCAATTGCGTTTGAGAGCAATTGTTTTGCGTGATAAAAATGATGCATCTAGTTTAGAGAAACGAGCTTCTCTATTAAGATATGACTCAATTCACGGTGATTTTCAAGGATCTGTAATTGCTGATCCAAAAAATAACGCACTAATTATCAACGGAACTACCGTTCATATCATTACAGCAAATTCTCCAGAAGAAATTGACTATACGCAATACGGAATAAATGATGCGTTAGTAATTGATAATACAGGAGCTTTTACTACTGAAGAAGCTCTAAAAAGACATTTAACCTCACAAGGTGTTAGTAAAGTTTTATTGACTGCTCCTGGAAAAGGAATTCCAAATATCGTACATGGTGTAAATCATAACGAATATAATCCGGACGAAATTGATATTTTCTCAGCCGCTTCATGTACTACAAATGCAATAACACCAGTTCTAAAAGCAATTGAAGACACTTTAGGTGTTGTCAAAGGACATTTAGAAACTATTCATGCTTATACAAATGACCAAAATTTGGTTGATAACATGCATAAAAAATACCGTCGTGGCAGAGCTGCAGCTTTAAATATGGTAATTACGGAAACTGGAGCTGGTAGTGCGGTTGCAAAAGCATTACCATCTTTAGAAGGAAAATTAACTTCGAATGCTATTCGCGTTCCAGTTCCAAACGGATCCTTAGTAGTCTTGAATTTAGAGGTTAAAAAAGCGACTTCAATTCCTGCTATTAATAAAATCATGAAAAAATATGCTCTTGAAGGTGAGTTGGTCGAACAAATTAAATATTCTTTGAATAATGAATTAGTTTCTTCTGATATCGTGGGAACTTCTGCTCCTTCAATTTATGACAGTAATGCTACAATTGTTTCTAAAGATGGAAAAAACATTGTACTGTATATTTGGTATGATAACGAATATGGTTACAGTCATCAAGTAATTCGTTTAGCAAAATATATTGCCAAAGTAAGACGCTTTACTTACTATTAA